In Gemmatimonadaceae bacterium, the genomic window CTTGGGCAGATTGCCCTTCATGGCGTCGAACGCCTGCTGCACTTCCCGCTCTGATACCGAGACGGGCAGGATCTGGCCGTCCTGTTTGAGCTTTGCGGCCGCGGCCTGCTGCAACTGCGCCGTGCGAAGCTGGTCGATCAGGAACGTCCGGTACTCGTCGGGAGTGCCGAGCCCGGCCTTTGCCAACTCGGCGCGGTACTGCGCTTCGGTGGGAAAGCGGGCGCGCGTCTGGCGGATCTGCGCATCGATGGTGGGGGCGAGCACGGAGTCGGGCAGATCGATCTTCAACTCCTTGGCCTTCTGGAGGAGAAGCCGCTCGTCGATCAGTCCGTTGATGAGGTTGAGCTGGAACGACGCCCAATCGGCGGAGTCGGCCGGCAGCAGGAAGTTGGGATCCTGCTGTTGCCGGGAGATGATCGCTTGGGTGACCTCGGATTCCATGATCGGGTCGGAGCCGACCACGGCGACGACGCGATCGAGGGGAACCGGCTTGGCGGCGGCCTGGGCCACGACCATGCGCGGGACAGCCGCGGCAGCCACGGCGAGCAGAAACGCGAGCGACTTCTTCATGAGCGGAAGATACCCGCGGCACGCCGCCGAGGTTCACTCGGCGGCGTGCCGTGGGTACGTCCTACTTCTTCTTGGTCTTGGTGGTATCCGCCGGCGGGGCGCCGGGGAGCGGCACCTGCGACGGCGGCTGGTTGGCCGCGCGGGCCGAGTCGGCCGTGCTGCGGAGCTTGCGCGCGATCTCGACGGCGCGGTCCAGTGCGTTCTGGTTCACGCTCCAACTGAATTTGGACTCGAGCGCGAGCTTGAGCGGCGTGGGAATGGCGATCGGCCGGACCGTACCCGCCATGATGGCGGCGATCAGCGAATCGACCCGTGTGGCGGCGAGCGTCTCGCGCGCCGACTCGGTCTTGGCGCTGTCGGCCAGGGCGTGCGGATCCACGCCAAGGGACGTCCAACCGCCGGTCACCCACTGGAGATAGCCGGCGCTCATCGCGGTCTGCTCTGCGGGCGAGAGCACGATGTGCAGGCTGTCGGCCCGTTTGAGCATCACTTCCTGGCCGGCGAGGCTGCGCAGGAAGATCTGGATGATCGAGTCGGGCGCCTGCTGGATCTGCTGGGTGATGTTCTGCTGCGGCGGCATGCCGTCGAGCCAGGTCAGGTACCGGGACACCGTCAGATTGCCGCCCTTGTAGCTGGCCAGCACGGTGTTGTCCTTGCGGTGCGAGGCAGGGTCGGCCGCTGCGACCTTGGCGGCCTGCGCGGCCCCGGGCTTCACCTGGATGCCCGACGTCGAATCGAGTTGGGCGACGTAGGCCTGCTCGGCCTTGCTCGCCGCGATCCGCGTGAACTCGCTGTCGTACTCGGCCTTGGCCTCTGCGTAGGGCAACCGCTGGATGATGTGGTACCCGTACTGCGTCTGCACGAGGCCGGAGATCTGGCCCGGCTTGAGCGCCGCCACCGCGTCGCCGAACTCGGGCACCATCTCGCGGCGCGGGAACACGCCCAGGTTGCCGCCCTGCTGCGCGGACCCGTCGGAGCTGTACTTCTTGGCCATCTCGGCGAAGTTCTTGGCGTTCACCTGCGGCAGGATGCTCATGGCCTTCTTGTGCACCGAGTCTTTCTGGGACTGGGTGGCCGCGGGCGGGAACTGGAACAGGATGTGGCGGGCGTCGAAGACGTCGGCGGCACCGGCGTCGTACGTGGCTTCGGACGGCGGCTGATTGGTGAGTGTGCTATCGATGTGCGCCTGGAAATGCCGCAGGAGCATGTTGATCGTGTATGTCTGCCCCGCGTCGGCCAGTTCCTTGGGAGTGTTGAGCGAGTCGTTCTTGGCCGCGGCCAGCCCCATCAACTGGTAGTCCACCCAGAGGCCGGCCACGATGGCGGCGTTTTCCTTGGTGGGCTGCACCTGGAGCGGCGTCTTGCCCATCAGGTCGCCGAGTCGCGTGACGGACAACTCCTGCGAACCGGCGCGGGCGACGGTATCCGAGTGGGCGTTGAAGGCATCCTTGATGCCTTGGCATCCCGTGATCGCCACGCAGGCGACGGTGAATGCCAACAGGGACCGAGTTTTCATCTGCCTGATGCTCCAGGGTATAGGGGGCGGACGGTCACACCAGGCTGCGCAGGGCGCGCGCCAGCCCGTCGAGCATGGAGGCTCCGCCCAGCCGCGTGAGCTTGAGAGAGAGCGGCCGGGAGCGACGGACTTCCGCCTGGAACTGCACTTCGTGAAAAGCCGCGGACAACCCCTTCATGCGAGGCACCGCGGAATCGTGAAAGGTAATACGCGCTTCGTTCCCGCGCACCAGGATGCTCTCCACCCCCAGCGCACCACCGGCCAGGCGCAACTCGGCCAGCGCCAGCGTGGCGTCGGCCGGCGGCGGAAGGGGACCAAACCGATCGCGTAACTCCGCGCGCAACGCCTCGAGATCGCGGGCGCTGCCGAGCCGCGAGATGCGGCGGTAGATGTCGAGCTTGGCGTCCTGCGACTCCACGTAGTCGTCGGGCAGGTGGTGGGGCACGTCCATGTTGACGTCGGCGGGCACGAGCTTGGGCGTGGCATCGCCCGCCGCCAGGTGGTGCACCGTCTCGTCGAGCAGGCGCAGATACAGGTCGAAGCCCACGGCCTGCACGAATCCCGACTGCTCGGGGCCGAGCAGGTTCCCCGCTCCGCGCATTTCCATGTCGCGGAGCGCGATGCGGTAGCCGGCGCCCAATTCGGTGTGGTGCTCGAGCACGCGCAGCCGGCGTTCGGCGTCCAGATCCATGACGTCGGGTACCAGCAGGTAGCAGTGGGCGCGGCGGTGCGACCGCCCCACGCGGCCCCGCAGCTGGTAGAGCTGGGCCAGCCCGAAGTGGTCGGCGCGGTTCACGAACATCGTGTTGGCGTTCGGCACGTCGAGGCCGCTCTCCACGATCATCGTGGACACGAGCACGTCCACCGCGCCGCTCACGAACTGGTGCATCACCTCTTCCAGCGCCCGCTCGGGCATCTGGCCGTGGGCCACGGCGATGCGGGCCCGCGGTGCGGTGCGTTGCACGTGGTCGGCCACGCCGACGATGGTCTCGATGCGGTTGTGCACGAAGAACACCTGTCCGCCGCGGTCCAGCTCGCGGGCGATCGCTTCCTCGATGAGCCCATCGTCCCACGGCTCGAGCGAGGTGAGCACGGGCGAGCGGTCGCGCGGCGGCGTTTGCATGAGCGTCATGTCGCGCAGCCCGGCCAGCGACATGTGCAGGGTGCGCGGAATGGGCGTGGCGGTGAGCGTGAGCACGTCCGTCTCCAGGCGCAGCTGCTTGAGGCGTTCCTTGTGCTTGACGCCGAACCGGTGTTCCTCGTCGATCACGAGCAGCCCCAGCTCCTTGAACACCACGTCGGGGCTGAGCATGCGGTGGGTGCCGATCACGATGTCGACATTCCCCTCGGCGAGCGCCGTCACGACGTCCTTCTGCTGCTTGGCGCTCTGGAAGCGGCTCAGCATCTCGATGCGCACGGGGAAGTCGGCCAGGCGCTCGCTGAACGTGCGGGCGTGCTGGTCGGCGAGGATGGTGGTGGGAACGAGCACGGCCACCTGCCGCCCCGACTGCACGGCCTTGAACGCGGCGCGCACCGCGATCTCGGTCTTGCCGTAGCCCACGTCGCCCACGAGCAGCCGGTCCATGGGGCGCCCGCTCTCCATGTCCTGCTTGACAGCCACGGTGGCGGTGCGCTGGTCCGGCGTGTCTTCGAACAGGAAGGAACTCTCGAGTTGCTTCTGCCAGGGCGTGTCGGGCACGTGCGGCGGCCGCGTGGCCACCTTGCGCCGGGCATACAGGTCCAGCAGCTCGACGGTCATCTCGCGAATGGCGGCGCGCGTCTTGTCGCGTTGCTGCGCCCACCGCTTGCCGCCCAGCTTGTGCAGCCGCGGCGGCGGCGAGGCCTCGCTCACGTCGGCGGCCGAGCGGTAGCGCTCCAGTTGGTCGATGCGATAGAGGGGGACGTTCAGCCGGTCGCCGCCCTCGTACTCCACCACCGCGACCTCGAGGGTGCTCTGCCCGACGACGATGGTCTCCATGCCACGGTAGATGCCCACGCCGTGCTCGAGGTGCACCACGTAGTCGCCGGCGCGCAGTTCGGCGCTGTCGAGGGCCAGACCGCTCACGTAGCGCCGCTTGCGGCGGATGCGGCGTTCGCGGCGGAACACCTCGTGATCGGTGAGCACGCGCAGCCCGGCCGAGCCGTCGCCGGGGGGGATGACGAATCCGCCCTGGAGCACCCCCACGGTGAGGGCCGCGGGGGAGGGCCCGCTGGCCTCGTCGGCGAGCAGTTCCTCCAGGCGTTCGGCCTGGCCGGCGTTGTCGCACAGCACGATGGTGGGCGTGTGGTCGCGCACCAGCCGGCGCAGCAGGCGAATGTCGCGGTCCACGGACTCGGGCTCGAGCAGCGGGAAGGCGACGTCGGCCTCGGCGCCGGCGGGCGCGAGGCGCAGGGTGCCGAGTGCGGCGAGCTCGCCGAGCACGCGGTCGGGGGCCTCGAACAGGTCGTCGCGGGCGGCGGGGTCCTCACCGCGCCGCTGGGCCACGGCGATGTGGTGCAGCGCTTCGTCCCAGGTGCGGCGCAGCTCGGGCTCGAGATGCGTGCCCTCGGGTTCGAGGATCACCGTGTCGGGCGGCAGCAGGGCGAGCAGGGTGGTGCGCTCGGCGCCCGACGCGGCGGCCAGCGCCGGCGCCTCGGCGGGCAGCACGAGGGCGTGCGGCACCTCGCGCGTGGACCGCTGCGTGCCGATGTCGAACTGCCGGAGCTCCACGATCTCGTCGCCCCAGAACTCGGCGCGCACGGGATCGGCCATACCAAAACTGTAAATATCGAGGATGCCGCCGCGCACACTGAACTGCGCGACGTCCTCCACCATGGGCACGCGCTCGAAGCCCATGGCCTCGAGGCGGGCCACGAGGTCGGCCAGCCGGTGGAGCCCGCCCTTGCGCAGTTCCAGCCGCAGGCTGCGCAGGGCGCCGGGAATGCGCGTGCGCTCGAGCACGGCGCGGGCCGTGGTGACGAGCACGCGCACGTTGCCGCGCGACACGCGTTCCATGGTCTCCACCCGCTCGCCCGCGATCTCGAGGTGCGGCTCCGCCTCGCCCAGCCCCTCGCGCGGCGGGTAGAAGGCCGCGGCTCCCTCGGGGATGAGCGCCTGCAGGTCGGCCAGCCACCGCTCGGCTTCGGGCACCCCCTCGGCGACCACGGCGAAGAACCGCGCGGGCAGCCGGCGCGCGAGCGCGGCGAGGAGCACGGCGTCGCTCGACCCACGGAGCCCGGTCACCTGCAGCGCCGCGCCCGGTCCGGGAAGCGCGGCCAGTGTGCGGTTGAACGCAGGCAGCCGTTCGAGGCCGTCGAGCAGGGCGTCGAGCGGCACTAGCCCTCTCCCCCCGCCCCGCGCGCCGCGATCGCGCCCTCGAGCACGAGCACGGCGAGCAGGGCGGCGAGCAGCGGGACGACCACCGGCCGGCGCGCCGTCACGTCGAACACGGCGGCGGCAAAGCGGTCGGCGTCGGTGAACGCGCGGGCGTGGCCGCCCAGGAGGCGGGCGAAATCGGCCGGCGCCCAGCGCGCGAGTTCCGACTCACGAGGCTCGGGGTTCACCACGAGGGCGCCCACGCGGCGACCGTCACGGGTGAAGAAGTAGGTGCCCGCGCGGTCGGGCGCCGTGAACTCGGTGCCCGCCGCGCCGGGGGCGCCGTCGAGGGCGCCGGCCCACGACGGCCATATCAAATGTTGTATGGGCGCGGCGGAAACGACGCGGCCCGGGTCGCCCGACAGGCGGTTGGCGAACACGCCCGCCAACCAGGGCACGAAACCGGCGCTCACCGGCAGGGTCGTGGCGTCGGGCGTGAGCGGCGACGCCACGAGCACGTACCCCGGACCGGCCACGATCCAGGGCTCGGCGCCGGCGCGGGCCAGCGTGTCGGTACGCGCGGCCCCGGTGGCGAGCAGCGAATAGCGGAGCGTGGCCTGCGTGGCGCCCGCGCCGTCGCCGGCCACCAACACGGCGCCGCGGCGCACCGGCCCGAACTGCCAGGGCACGCCGGCCCGGGCCAGGGCACGGTTGGCGGCGCCCAGCCGCACCGGGTCGGTGGGCGCGGTGATCAGGGCCGGGAGCGCGGTGACCTCGTCGGCCGGCGCCACGGTCACGTCGCCTCCCGCTGCCACACGTCCGTCGCCGCGCAGCACGTCCACGGCGCTGGCCACGAACGGCCCCGCGTCGGGGGCCACGCGCACCCGCGGCGCAGCGCCCACCCAGGCCGCGAAGTAGCGCACGTTGTCGCCCGGCAGTTCATCGGCGTCCAGTTCCACGGTACCGGCCAGCCAGCCGCGAGCCGCCGGCGTGGCGCGCACGAGGATCTCCTCGCCCGGGGCTGCCGTGCCCCGGGCCAGCGTGCTTCCCGCGAGTGCGATGCGATACGTGGTGGAATCCTGGGCCATGAGGCGCGCGCTCACGGCGCCGCGCGGAGTCCACCGTTGGGGCTGTGCATCGGCGCTCACCACCGCACGGTTGGCGGGGGGCGCACCAGCCGGCACCCAAGCCACCACGGGCACCGCGCCGAGTTGGGCGGGAGCGGTCCAGGTAGTGCGCTGCGCATCGGTGATGAGCGCCACCTGCTGGCCGGCGAGTCCGGCATTGCGCACGGCGGAGGCCGCGCGGGCCAGGGCCAGTGCGGGATCGCCGGCCCCGCCAAGCGGCGAGATGCGCCGCACGGCATCGCGCAACTCGGCGGCCGTGCCGGCGCGAGCCTGTCCGTCGGCCGTCACCAGCCACACGCGATCGGCCGTCGTGGCGCCGCTCAGCGCGCGCTCGGCCAATGAATCCAGGTGCGCGAACAGCGGACGGCCGTCCTGCACGGCGGCGGTGCTGAGCGAATTGTCGAGCACCACGGCCATCGCGGTGGGTCCATGTCCGCCGCCGAACAACCGGGCCGCCGGCCGCGCCGCGGCGAGCGCGATGAGCAGCACGGCGGCCACACGCGCCACCATGAGCAGCAGGTTGCGCAGGCGCAGCGTGCGGCTGTGCTCGCGCTCGGCGCGGGCCAGGTAGCGGGCGGCGGGAAATTCCACGCGCGCCCCGATCCGCCGTCGCAGCAGGTGCAACAGCAGCGGCACCGCGGCCGCCACGCCGAGGGCGAGGAACCAGGGAGAGAGAAAGCTCATGGCAGGTGCTGCCGCGCGGCGAACGCCTTGCGGAGCGGCACGCCGAAGGGCGCGTCGGTGGACACCACCTCGTAGCCCACGCCCACCGCGCCCAGGCGTGCGCGCCATTCGTCGAGCACCTCGATCACGGTGGCGCGATACGCGGCCCGGACCTCGGCGACGGTGGCCGGCACCTCGAGCGCCGACTCCGGATCGACGAAGAGCAGCTCGCCGTGCGACGGCAACTCGCGCTCGTCTGGATCGAGCACGTGCAGGACGGTCACGTCGTGGCCGGCGGCGCGCAGCCCGCGCAGGGCACGCACGACGTCGTCCACTTCCATGAGCAAATCGGAAACGAGCACCACCATGCCGCGGCGGTCGAGCAGCCGCGCCGCCTGGGCGAGCGCGGCGGGAGCGCTCGAGGCGCGTCCCGCGCCCGTTTCGCCCAGGGCCGTGACCAACCGGCGCCACTGGCCGTGGCGGGCGCGCGGGGGCACGGCAGTGCGCACGCGGTCATCGAACCGCACGAGACCCACGGCGTCGCGCTGGCGAAGCAGCACGAGGGCGAGCGACGCAGCCACGACTTCGGCGTATGCGAGCTTGGTGAGCCGTGGGGCGGCGTGGCCCCGCCCGGCGGCGGGCAGTTGGGCGCCGCTCCACACCATGGACCGGCTCACGTCGAGCACGATCGTGGCCCGGAGGTTGGTCTCCTCCTCGTACTGCTTGATCACCAGGCGGTCGGCGCGGGCGGCGATGCGCCAGTCCACGTGCCGGAGGTCGTCGCCGGGCAGATAGGGGCGGTGCTCGGCGAATTCCACCGAAAAGCCCTTGCGCGGCGACCGGTGGAGGCCCGTCATGAAGCCGTCGACGACCCAACGAGCAATAATTTCCACGCGGCCGAGCGCGGCGAGATGCGCTGGGTCGAGCAGATCGGCTCGCGTCGCGCGGGCAGTCTCCATTGGGAGGCGAAAACTAGACGGCGCGCGCCACGCGGGCAAATAGGTTCGAGCGCGGAGTGGGCATCAGGCGTGCATCCAGAACGGACCGGTTCATCCGGATGCTCCTGATTGAACGGATCCTCCGGATGGAAATGGTTGGGGGCTCCGGCGCGGAGATCCCCGTGGTCATCGCAGTCCCGATTTGGTGGGTAGACACCGCCGGCCGACCTCACCCCGGCGCGCCGAGTCTCCCCGTCGCAGCCCCCAGGTCAGTTGCAGTTGATCAGAAGCATCCGATCAATCCGGAGCATCCGTGCGAACCCGTGCGTTCTGGATGTCGGTTTGAATTGCGGCGTGTCTGCGTGCGCATCGGGCGCCCGAATTCCCGATTAAATGATGTGCGCCGCGTAGCTTTGGTGGTCCGGTCCGCTACCGGCGCCCCGAAGCTGGGGCATGGCCCCCGGCGACCTACTCCACGAAGAACTCACCCACTCGGTGATCGGTGCATTCTTCGAGGTCTACAACAGCCTCGGATTCGGTTTTCTCGAGCACCTGTACGTCATGGCGATGGAACGGGAACTACGCGCGCGTGGACATCGGGTGAGTCGCGAGGTGTACGTGCCAGTGAGCTACAAAGGGGAACTCCTGGGCAGGCAACGTCTCGATATGATCGTTGACGACGCGCTGGTGGTGGAGACCAAGTCCACCTACGAGCTGCACCGGGCCGCCACGCGCCAGGTCTACAACTATTTGCGCGCCACACTCCTCGATGTCGGTCTGCTGCTGCATTTCGGGCCGACACCCAGGTTCTTCCGGGTCATTGCGCCGCAGAAACTGCATCGAGAGCGGAGGGGTTGTACGGATACATCGGATTGACCGGATGCTCCGGATCGAGAAACCCGGTGGCTTCGGCGCCGAGATCTCCGTGGTCACCGCCGTCCCGGCGCGAGGCGTGGACATCCCCCAGCCGCACTCCGGCGCACCGAGTCTCCCCTTCGGAGCCCCCAAGTCAGTTGCAGTTGATCAGGAGCATCCGATCAATCCCGAGGTTCCGGCCGAACCGCTGGGTTCTGGATGCCCGCAGAGCGCACCGGGCACACCGGCGCGGCTTGGACCGACCGCCCGGGCCGACTAACTTTGATGGTTACCCAACGCATGCTCGGTTTCGCGTCCCGCGAGCGCCGCGCATCGTGTCGTCACCGCCAGCATCGAGCGCCGTGGATCTCTCGCACATCCGCAATTTCTGCATCGTCGCCCACATCGATCACGGCAAGTCCACCCTCGCGGACCGCCTGATCGAGGCCACGGGCATGCTCCAGAAGCGCGAGATGAAGGAGCAGGTGCTCGACACGCTCGACCTCGAGCGCGAGCGCGGCATCACCATCAAGCTCAACGCCGTGCGCATGTCGTACACGGCGCCCGACGGCCAGACGTACGAGCTGAACCTGATCGACACGCCGGGCCACGTGGACTTCACGTACGAGGTGTCGCGCTCGCTGGCGGCGTGCGAGGGCGCGATCCTGGTGGTCGACGCGTCGCAGGGCATCCAGGCGCAGACGCTCTCCAATCTGTTCCTGGCCATGGACGCGGGGCTCGAGATCATCCCCGTGCTCAACAAGATCGATCTTCCGGGCGCCGAGCCCGAACGCCGCAAGAAGGAAGTGCACGACCTGATCGGCGCCAACCCCGACGAGATCCTGCTGGTGAGCGCCAAGGAAGGGATCGGCATTGCCGAGCTCCTGGAGGAGATCGTGAAGCGCGTTCCGCCGCCCAAGGGCGACTCGAACGCGCCGCTTCGCGCGCTGATCTTCGATTCGTACTACGACCGGTACCGGGGGGCGATTCCGAGCGTGCGCGTGGTGGACGGCGTGATCCGGCCAGGGCAGAAGATCTTCTTCGCCAGCGGCAGCCGCGACGCGTACGAGGTGGCGGAGGTGGGGGTCAACCAACTGCGACAGGTCATGGCGCCCGAGCTCGGCCCCGGCGAGGTGGGCTACGTGGTGGCCAACGTGCGGTCGGTCAAGGAGACACGGGCCGGCGATACGATCATGGACTTCGAACGGCCCGCCGCCACTCCGCTGCCCGGCTACCAGGACGTGCACTCGATGGTGTTCTCGGGGCTCTACCCCACCGACACCCAGCAGTACGAGACGCTCCGCGACGCGCTGGACAAGCTCATCCTCAACGACGCGTCGCTGCACTTCACACCGGAATCGTCCACTGCCCTGGGATTCGGATTCCGCTGCGGATTCCTGGGCCTGCTCCACATGGACATCGTGCAGGAGCGGCTGGAGCGCGAGTTCGACCTCGATCTCATCACCACCGTGCCGAACGTGGAGTACCACGTGTACCACACCGACGGCGCGATGCAGCTGATCGAGAATCCGTCCAAGATGCCGGCACCGGCGGAACTGGCCCGCATCGAGGAGCCGTACGTCAAGGCGCGCATCATGGCGCCGGCCGATTATATCGGTCCTATCATGACGCTGGGCAACGAACGCCGCGGCGTCTACAAGAACATGACGTACCTGGACCCCTCGCGCGTGGAGTTCGACTGGGAGTTCCCGCTGGCCGAGGTGATCCTGGACTTCTTCGACCGCCTCAAGACGATCAGCCGCGGCTACGCGTCGCTGGACTACGAG contains:
- the mfd gene encoding transcription-repair coupling factor — encoded protein: MPLDALLDGLERLPAFNRTLAALPGPGAALQVTGLRGSSDAVLLAALARRLPARFFAVVAEGVPEAERWLADLQALIPEGAAAFYPPREGLGEAEPHLEIAGERVETMERVSRGNVRVLVTTARAVLERTRIPGALRSLRLELRKGGLHRLADLVARLEAMGFERVPMVEDVAQFSVRGGILDIYSFGMADPVRAEFWGDEIVELRQFDIGTQRSTREVPHALVLPAEAPALAAASGAERTTLLALLPPDTVILEPEGTHLEPELRRTWDEALHHIAVAQRRGEDPAARDDLFEAPDRVLGELAALGTLRLAPAGAEADVAFPLLEPESVDRDIRLLRRLVRDHTPTIVLCDNAGQAERLEELLADEASGPSPAALTVGVLQGGFVIPPGDGSAGLRVLTDHEVFRRERRIRRKRRYVSGLALDSAELRAGDYVVHLEHGVGIYRGMETIVVGQSTLEVAVVEYEGGDRLNVPLYRIDQLERYRSAADVSEASPPPRLHKLGGKRWAQQRDKTRAAIREMTVELLDLYARRKVATRPPHVPDTPWQKQLESSFLFEDTPDQRTATVAVKQDMESGRPMDRLLVGDVGYGKTEIAVRAAFKAVQSGRQVAVLVPTTILADQHARTFSERLADFPVRIEMLSRFQSAKQQKDVVTALAEGNVDIVIGTHRMLSPDVVFKELGLLVIDEEHRFGVKHKERLKQLRLETDVLTLTATPIPRTLHMSLAGLRDMTLMQTPPRDRSPVLTSLEPWDDGLIEEAIARELDRGGQVFFVHNRIETIVGVADHVQRTAPRARIAVAHGQMPERALEEVMHQFVSGAVDVLVSTMIVESGLDVPNANTMFVNRADHFGLAQLYQLRGRVGRSHRRAHCYLLVPDVMDLDAERRLRVLEHHTELGAGYRIALRDMEMRGAGNLLGPEQSGFVQAVGFDLYLRLLDETVHHLAAGDATPKLVPADVNMDVPHHLPDDYVESQDAKLDIYRRISRLGSARDLEALRAELRDRFGPLPPPADATLALAELRLAGGALGVESILVRGNEARITFHDSAVPRMKGLSAAFHEVQFQAEVRRSRPLSLKLTRLGGASMLDGLARALRSLV
- a CDS encoding DUF58 domain-containing protein; protein product: METARATRADLLDPAHLAALGRVEIIARWVVDGFMTGLHRSPRKGFSVEFAEHRPYLPGDDLRHVDWRIAARADRLVIKQYEEETNLRATIVLDVSRSMVWSGAQLPAAGRGHAAPRLTKLAYAEVVAASLALVLLRQRDAVGLVRFDDRVRTAVPPRARHGQWRRLVTALGETGAGRASSAPAALAQAARLLDRRGMVVLVSDLLMEVDDVVRALRGLRAAGHDVTVLHVLDPDERELPSHGELLFVDPESALEVPATVAEVRAAYRATVIEVLDEWRARLGAVGVGYEVVSTDAPFGVPLRKAFAARQHLP
- a CDS encoding VWA domain-containing protein, with translation MSFLSPWFLALGVAAAVPLLLHLLRRRIGARVEFPAARYLARAEREHSRTLRLRNLLLMVARVAAVLLIALAAARPAARLFGGGHGPTAMAVVLDNSLSTAAVQDGRPLFAHLDSLAERALSGATTADRVWLVTADGQARAGTAAELRDAVRRISPLGGAGDPALALARAASAVRNAGLAGQQVALITDAQRTTWTAPAQLGAVPVVAWVPAGAPPANRAVVSADAQPQRWTPRGAVSARLMAQDSTTYRIALAGSTLARGTAAPGEEILVRATPAARGWLAGTVELDADELPGDNVRYFAAWVGAAPRVRVAPDAGPFVASAVDVLRGDGRVAAGGDVTVAPADEVTALPALITAPTDPVRLGAANRALARAGVPWQFGPVRRGAVLVAGDGAGATQATLRYSLLATGAARTDTLARAGAEPWIVAGPGYVLVASPLTPDATTLPVSAGFVPWLAGVFANRLSGDPGRVVSAAPIQHLIWPSWAGALDGAPGAAGTEFTAPDRAGTYFFTRDGRRVGALVVNPEPRESELARWAPADFARLLGGHARAFTDADRFAAAVFDVTARRPVVVPLLAALLAVLVLEGAIAARGAGGEG
- a CDS encoding GxxExxY protein, with amino-acid sequence MAPGDLLHEELTHSVIGAFFEVYNSLGFGFLEHLYVMAMERELRARGHRVSREVYVPVSYKGELLGRQRLDMIVDDALVVETKSTYELHRAATRQVYNYLRATLLDVGLLLHFGPTPRFFRVIAPQKLHRERRGCTDTSD
- a CDS encoding peptidylprolyl isomerase → MKTRSLLAFTVACVAITGCQGIKDAFNAHSDTVARAGSQELSVTRLGDLMGKTPLQVQPTKENAAIVAGLWVDYQLMGLAAAKNDSLNTPKELADAGQTYTINMLLRHFQAHIDSTLTNQPPSEATYDAGAADVFDARHILFQFPPAATQSQKDSVHKKAMSILPQVNAKNFAEMAKKYSSDGSAQQGGNLGVFPRREMVPEFGDAVAALKPGQISGLVQTQYGYHIIQRLPYAEAKAEYDSEFTRIAASKAEQAYVAQLDSTSGIQVKPGAAQAAKVAAADPASHRKDNTVLASYKGGNLTVSRYLTWLDGMPPQQNITQQIQQAPDSIIQIFLRSLAGQEVMLKRADSLHIVLSPAEQTAMSAGYLQWVTGGWTSLGVDPHALADSAKTESARETLAATRVDSLIAAIMAGTVRPIAIPTPLKLALESKFSWSVNQNALDRAVEIARKLRSTADSARAANQPPSQVPLPGAPPADTTKTKKK
- the lepA gene encoding translation elongation factor 4 — translated: MSSPPASSAVDLSHIRNFCIVAHIDHGKSTLADRLIEATGMLQKREMKEQVLDTLDLERERGITIKLNAVRMSYTAPDGQTYELNLIDTPGHVDFTYEVSRSLAACEGAILVVDASQGIQAQTLSNLFLAMDAGLEIIPVLNKIDLPGAEPERRKKEVHDLIGANPDEILLVSAKEGIGIAELLEEIVKRVPPPKGDSNAPLRALIFDSYYDRYRGAIPSVRVVDGVIRPGQKIFFASGSRDAYEVAEVGVNQLRQVMAPELGPGEVGYVVANVRSVKETRAGDTIMDFERPAATPLPGYQDVHSMVFSGLYPTDTQQYETLRDALDKLILNDASLHFTPESSTALGFGFRCGFLGLLHMDIVQERLEREFDLDLITTVPNVEYHVYHTDGAMQLIENPSKMPAPAELARIEEPYVKARIMAPADYIGPIMTLGNERRGVYKNMTYLDPSRVEFDWEFPLAEVILDFFDRLKTISRGYASLDYEMLDYRPSDLVKLDMLINGDAVDAFSVIIHRDKAYEWGRKIADKLKELIPRQLFEVAIQAAIGTKVIARTTVKPLRKDVLAKCYGGDITRKRKLLEKQKEGKKRMKQVGAVEIPQEAFLAVLQVD